The Episyrphus balteatus chromosome 4, idEpiBalt1.1, whole genome shotgun sequence genome includes a window with the following:
- the LOC129918280 gene encoding uncharacterized protein LOC129918280, with protein MNADRKEGKQKSTNQARTPSSRTYHYHATLNTIKCKLCKGDHPLYTCRTFLQKGIYQRNEYAKENKLCINCLRPGHFTQTCMSTRRCQKCNRKHHTSVHFDQNPENPRQSMAVERTTQSGRLQSHNCTTGSSVLLATAVIKINGPNNNIQCVRALIDQGSQASFITEDVANKLQLQKTKVDVTVSGLGSHEVSRVKYKVNITLSNNPKICTTAYVLKNVTKTLPSTRIKTEWGHLQKLILADPTYNIPGKIDMIVGAEVIAEILQEGVIKGKPGSPIAQQTIFGWIISGNTGNNTQQLSCHITLTDLDNRISKFWNTEDLRNETQESQTNKCEDYYQQTVSRNKEGRYVVRIPFEVQPELSNNQSKKRAIA; from the coding sequence ATGAATGCTGATCGTAAGGAAGGAAAACAGAAATCAACAAACCAAGCCCGAACTCCCTCTTCAAGAACTTACCATTACCATGCAACATTGAACACCATCAAATGCAAGTTGTGTAAAGGCGATCATCCACTCTACACATGCAGAACATTTTTGCAGAAGGGAATATACCAGAGAAATGAATatgcaaaagaaaataaactttgTATAAACTGTCTAAGACCAGGACACTTCACCCAAACCTGCATGTCAACAAGAAGATGTCAAAAATGTAATAGGAAGCATCATACTTCGGTGCACTTcgaccaaaatccagaaaatccgAGACAATCAATGGCTGTTGAACGAACAACCCAATCCGGGAGGTTGCAGTCCCACAACTGCACAACAGGCAGTAGTGTTCTTCTAGCAACAGCTGTTATCAAAATAAATGGACCAAACAATAACATACAATGTGTCAGAGCATTAATAGACCAAGGCTCTCAAGCATCGTTTATCACCGAAGATGTAGCAAACAAACTACAACTACAAAAAACAAAGGTTGATGTAACAGTATCCGGACTTGGCTCACACGAGGTATCAAGAGTAAAATATAAAGTAAACATCACTCTAAGCAACAATCCAAAAATCTGTACCACTGCATATGTCCtaaaaaatgtcacaaaaacACTCCCATCTACACGTATAAAAACAGAGTGGGGACACctacaaaaattaatactaGCTGATCCTACATACAACATTCCAGGCAAAATCGACATGATCGTGGGTGCAGAAGTGATTGCCGAAATACTCCAGGAAGGAGTCATCAAGGGAAAGCCAGGCTCACCTATAGCCCAACAAACCATCTTTGGGTGGATTATATCTGGAAATACTGGCAACAACACTCAACAATTATCATGTCATATCACATTAACTGACTTGGACAATCGAATAAGCAAGTTCTGGAATACTGAAGACCTAAGAAATGAAACACAAGAAAGCCAAACAAATAAATGCGAAGACTATTACCAGCAGACTGTATCTCGAAACAAGGAAGGAAGGTACGTTGTGAGAATACCGTTCGAAGTTCAACCAGAACTTTCAAACAATCAATCAAAGAAGAGAGCGATTGCATGA
- the LOC129918279 gene encoding uncharacterized protein LOC129918279 produces the protein MANQGVTWHFIPPASPHFGGLWEAGVKSVKLHLKKTIGDTHLTYEEFTTLLSKIEACLNSRPLCPMTGTQEDLESLTPAHFLIGLNMFCRDTDNVLDTKENRLTRWEYLNKLNQQFWKRWSSEYLTRLQKRPKWTNTSNNIANGDLVLIREDNIAPANWCMGRVQTTYPGKDGYVRVVTVKTPSGYLTRPITKISKLATDAPIRTEPNKNAIEQNPEMGSTIDKNPVVNPKPTNMPPSSVTNSKTKKNH, from the coding sequence ATGGCAAACCAAGGAGTAACATGGCATTTCATACCACCAGCATCTCCACACTTCGGCGGACTCTGGGAAGCTGGAGTGAAATCAGTCAAGCTTCACCTAAAAAAGACAATTGGCGACACCCATCTTACGTATGAAGAATTCACAACCTTACTTTCAAAAATAGAAGCTTGTCTCAACTCCAGACCATTATGTCCAATGACTGGTACTCAAGAAGATTTAGAATCGTTAACACCAGCTCATTTCTTGATCGGCTTAAATATGTTCTGCAGAGATACAGACAACGTTCTCGATACAAAAGAGAACAGACTGACACGATGGgaatatttaaataaactaaacCAACAATTTTGGAAGAGATGGTCATCGGAATATCTCACAAGACTACAAAAACGTCCCAAATGGACAAATACATCAAATAACATTGCTAACGGTGATCTGGTCCTTATACGAGAAGATAACATTGCTCCAGCAAATTGGTGTATGGGTAGAGTTCAAACAACATATCCTGGAAAAGATGGATATGTCCGAGTTGTTACAGTTAAGACTCCATCTGGATATTTAACGCGTCCAATAACTAAAATATCCAAATTAGCAACAGATGCACCAATAAGAACTGAACCAAATAAGAATGCAATAGAACAGAATCCAGAAATGGGGAGTACAATCGATAAAAACCCAGTCGTAAACCCGAAACCAACTAACATGCCACCATCTTCAGTCACCAATTCTAAAACCaagaaaaatcattaa